The following proteins are co-located in the Paralichthys olivaceus isolate ysfri-2021 chromosome 2, ASM2471397v2, whole genome shotgun sequence genome:
- the fer1l4 gene encoding fer-1-like protein 4, producing MSISVNLGRVSNLPGRSDRKVELSFRGFKQKSRVLQSESVAVFDEYFRWPHYGKVVKDEVLSVSVYNCSKVFSNRLLGKLVVSLQHVVTSGRLLLREPLTDANYSLTDIYIELDINYHPVEGSAGGWVGLDFLNVEEKDESGLVIMNEGFEDPESQRTFIRPDQLEREVRRLGRSLVRTGDEDDDDDDDDDYDDDMMDQETNVTITPLLSRCRPMSRSVVAGTPRVQSFQVNVNILEAQKLVGVNINPAVFIRVEDQKRHTVTQKSTNCPFYNENFQFEFQEAPQILFDKVIEIKVFHRRTLAFLMTHIGTFKIDISTVYNQPDHRFYQKWAPLTDPADTRSGIKGYVKASLSVFMKGDALNMPSLLPSSTSGASEDIEKNLLLPRGMASERPWARFRVRIYRAEGLPTMDSGLMAKMSKVTDRTVFIDPYVQVTFAGQQGETSVGSATSFPVWNEEINFIEQFPPLAQRIRVQVLDDAKMGDIALATHFLDLQQISDPTRNGFNPTYGPSWVNLYGSPQNSTLGDVHQALNQGLGEGIFYRGRILLALSVEVYASPVAGSAETGPVSKVKGTLGKLGLKRKRSSKKKEKNEASMAASGFLSESGDAGVEVPESVTVETEEVHPLPEGFLGEKEDFLLFASLFEVTMMDPSVGTRPLTFELSIGNYGKAVGVGRSKKNQSREELRRSREELRRSREDLSEEAQSLLESEDELDKEEILNLEPENRSLSTPMRPQATEYDRSFQCLPLQPSSMKQKPCLFVWSQFEDHSFRLYQANWLNKMADRLEIGLDDVERLLRRPRSNAKERLVEVLLELLVCCKQYNIFADRKSQSRPNNLDRCRKEFIKKNLVLLARQAVRARRRITRRLVKQRLMDTRKLLKKLRLLAKEPQNTIPDVFLWLLSGSKRLAYIRIPAHSIFFSLVEEQRGRDCGRVTTLYMKSPGSSAREIFAKLEVYLWLGPSKYSKEATNCLPEEFQPVFEEEEEEQRNLASAGRRKLPVSLSCQDSRFFQLRCHLYQGRGLIAADDNGLSDPFAKVLFSTQCQVTRMLRDTLSPAWCECLLFDRVLLEGTREELQRDPPLIIINIFDYDSMGSPKPLGRAFAEPEFKPVEQFYQRPNLRFFDVNLGRAPAGELLAAFELIELDYTGFGEPCLPSSAEPQELTYIEEEKYYIIPEGVRPVLKTFRIEVLFWGLRELKRVQLFEVERPLVRVECAGRQLESEEVESYKTHPNFKELVRYIDVDLPEQAYLHPPLTLFVVEHRAFGRLALVGSHVVQSLMYYAPPELGGREEEEDDEPKPKVVRRNTVQLNSLSTVKKMGLSTLSIKQSKIPFNPMKLINSPLKKLIKTGEELEEELPEKEELDWWSKYYASVDELERQAAEKQEMEEQTDADGADLTMANIEEEEEEAVVIEIEPPKRKAIATLKLYGGDLESEFSQFQDWLQIFPLYKGKASVEDEAEDEEERVMGKYKGSFLVYPIDLEDRDNTKCQITDGIPTNSAIKVLVRVYIVKATNLAPTDPNGKADPYLVLRVGQQSLNSKDRYIPKQLNPTFGEVFELTVSFPLETELAIMVMDHDLVGSDDAIGETRVDLENRFYSRHRARCGLALYYDTDGYNIWHDAKKPSAILGELCRENGIPSPEYRTSEVKVLNKIFKIPPDAVPEGLLKKNQHSPEEQAEMEEHAALSVLQRWGEMSEFLPGALRLVPEHVEVRSLMNPDKPGLPQGYLHMWVDMFPTDVPAPPPVDIKPRLPEQYELRVIIWNTDDVFLDDVNPFTGDPSSDIYVKGWIKGMEGEKQETDVHFNSLTGEGNFNWRFVFRFDYLPTEKEVVYKKKESFFSLEESEFRQPAVLTLQVWDYDRIAANDFLGSIELRLGDMVRAAKSSSLCSIDMAKDRASPRFSIFRAKKMKGWWPLTRLKTAEDFEREEKEKEEAKKKGKKKKKSKDKRKNLKKEHLQYTDSSGNTFLLMGKVEAELQLVTLEQAEANPVGRARKEPEPLDKPNRPTTSFNWFVNPMKTFIFLIWKRFKKFIITLIILAILTLFLGLIVYTLPQQISALIING from the exons TCAGAGGACTTTCATTCGACCAGATCAGCTGGAGCGGGAGGTTCGACGTCTGGGCCGAAGCTTGGTCAGGACTGGAGATGAAGATGACGAcgatgacgacgacgacgatTATGACGATGACATGATGGACCAGGAGACCAACGTCACTATCACTCCTCTGCTGAG tcGGTGCAGGCCGATGTCCAGAAGTGTTGTCGCAGGAACACCCAGAGTACAGAGCTTCCAG gTGAATGTAAACATCCTCGAGGCTCAGAAGTTGGTTGGAGTGAACATCAATCCTGCAGTTTTCATCAGAGTGGAAGATCAGAAAAGACACACAGTGACGCAGAAATCGACCAACTGCCCGTTCTACAACGAG aaCTTCCAGTTTGAGTTTCAGGAGGCTCCACAGatcctctttgataaagtcaTAGAGATAAAG GTGTTCCACAGACGGACTCTGGCCTTCCTGATGACCCACATTGGAACATTTAAAATTGACATCTCCACCGTTTACAACCAACCAG ATCACCGCTTCTACCAGAAGTGGGCCCCTCTCACTGACCCGGCGGACACCAGGTCAGGGATCAAGGGTTACGTTAAGGCAAGCCTCAGTGTGTTTATGAAGGGAGATGCTCTGAACATGCCCAGTCTGCTGCCAAGCTCCACGTCTGGAGCCAGTGAGGATATCGAGAA GAACCTGCTGCTCCCTCGTGGTATGGCTTCTGAGCGTCCGTGGGCTCGTTTTCGTGTTCGTATTTACAGAGCCGAGGGTCTGCCCACCATGGATTCAGGTCTAATGGCCAAGATGTCAAAGGTCACTGACCGGACAGTCTTCATTGACCCTTATGTACAAGTGACCTTTGCAGGACAACAG GGGGAGACATCGGTCGGCAGCGCCACCAGTTTTCCAGTTTGGAATGAGGAGATCAACTTTATTGAACAGTTTCCTCCTCTGGCTCAACGAATCAGAGTTCAAGTCCTTGATGACGCCAAGATGGGAGACATCGCTCTGGCAACACACTTCCTGGATCTGCAGCAGATTTCCGACCCCACCAGGAATG GGTTTAACCCCACCTATGGGCCCAGTTGGGTCAATCTGTATGGTTCTCCGCAGAACTCCACCCTTGGAGACGTCCACCAG GCTTTGAACCAGGGTCTTGGTGAAGGAATCTTTTATCGTGGTCGAATTCTCCTTGCCCTCAGTGTGGAGGTCTACGCCTCACCGGTCGCTGGATCTGCAGAGACAGGCCCAGTCTCAAAG GTGAAAGGAACACTGGGGAAGCTCGgactgaagagaaagagaagcagcaagaagaaggagaagaatgAAG CATCTATGGCTGCCAGTGGATTTCTCAGTGAGTCAGGGGATGCAGGAGTTGAGGTACCAGAATCTGTTACCGTGGAGACTGAGGAGGTCCACCCTCTCCCTGAG GGTTTCCTGGGGGAAAAGGAGGATTTTCTGCTGTTTGCATCTCTGTTTGAAGTCACAATGATGGACCCGTCTGTAGGAACCAGACCCCTGACGTTTGAACTCTCTATAG GGAATTATGGGAAAGCGGTGGGGGTTGGGAGATCCAAGAAGAACCAGAGCAGGGAGGAGctgagaagaagcagagaggagctgagaaGGAGCAGGGAGGATCTGAGTGAGGAAGCACAGAGTCTGCTGGAGTCAGAGGACGAGCTTGACAAGGAGGAGATCCTGAATCTTGAACCTGAGAACAGATCATTGTCCACTCCCATGAGACCCCAGGCTACTGAGTATGACAG gTCATTCCAGTGTCTTCCCCTCCAGCCTTCCTCCATGAAACAGAAGCCGTGTCTATTTGTTTGGAGTCAGTTTGAAGATCACAGCTTTCGTCTCTATCAGGCAAACTGGCTCAACAAGATGGCCGACAGGCTG GAGATTGGCCTTGATGATGTGGAACGACTCCTGAGGAGGCCAAGGAGTAATGCAAAGGAACGTTTGGTGGAGGTGTTGCTGGAGCTCTTGGTCTGCTGCAA ACAGTATAATATTTTTGCCGACAGGAAGTCTCAGTCTCGTCCCAACAACCTTGACAGATGCCGTAAGGAGTTCATCAAGAAGAATTTG GTCCTACTGGCCAGACAGGCAGTGAGGGCCAGGCGGAGGATAACCAGGCGGTTGGTCAAACAGCGGTTGATGGATACCAGGAAACTCCTGAAGAAACTCCGCCTTCTCGCTAAAGAG CCCCAAAATACCATCCCGGATGTGTTTCTGTGGTTACTGAGTGGAAGCAAGCGATTGGCTTACATCAGGATCCCTGCCCACTCCATCTTTTTCTCATTGGTCGAGGAGCAGAGGGGACGAGACTGTGGCCGAGTCACCACCTTGTATATGAAG TCTCCAGGAAGTTCAGCAAGGGAGATCTTCGCAAAGCTTGAGGTCTACCTGTGGCTTGGTCCATCCAAGTACAGTAAAGAGGCCACCAACTGCTTACCAGAGGAGTTCCAGCCAGtctttgaggaggaggaggaggagcagaggaaccTTGCCTCTGCGGGGAGGAGGAAACTTCCTGTTAGTCTGTCCTGCCAGG ACAGCAGGTTCTTCCAACTACGATGTCACCTGTACCAGGGGCGTGGCCTAATTGCAGCTGACGACAATGGACTGTCAGATCCCTTCGCCAAGGTCCTTTTCTCTACTCAGTGCCAGGTCACCAGG ATGTTGCGAGACACGCTCTCTCCAGCCTggtgtgagtgtttgttgttCGACAGAGTCCTGCTGGAAGGAACGAGGGAGGAACTCCAACGAGACCCacccctcatcatcatcaacatctttGACTATGACTCAATG ggTAGTCCGAAGCCGCTGGGTCGGGCGTTTGCAGAGCCAGAGTTTAAACCTGTGGAGCAGTTTTACCAGAGGCCCAACCTCCGTTTCTTTGACGTCAACTTGGGAAGGGCCCCTGCCGGTGAGCTGTTGGCTGCCTTTGAGCTCATTGAGCTGGACTACACTGGGTTTGGAGAG CCCTGCCTCCCCAGCAGTGCAGAACCTCAGGAATTGACCTACATTGAGGAGGAGAAATATTACATCATCCCAGAAGGAGTCCGACCTGTTCTGAAGACCTTCAGGATAGAG GTGCTGTTCTGGGGTCTGCGCGAGCTGAAGAGGGTGCAGCTGTTTGAGGTGGAGCGCCCCCTGGTGAGAGTGGAGTGTGCAGGACGACAGCTGGAGTCTGAAGAGGTCGAGAGCTACAAGACTCACCCCAACTTTAAAGAGCTGGTCCGCTACATTGATGTG GACCTGCCAGAGCAGGCCTACCTCCACCCTCCTCTGACATTGTTTGTGGTTGAGCATCGAGCCTTTGGTAGACTTGCTCTAGTTGGGTCCCACGTGGTCCAGAGTCTCATGTATTATGCCCCGCCTGAGCTGGgtgggagggaagaggaggaagatgatgagcCAAAACCAAAAG TGGTGAGGCGGAACACAGTGCAGTTAAACAGTCTGTCCACAGTGAAGAAGATGGGACTCAGCACCCTGTCAATCAAACAGTCCAAGATCCCATTCAACCCCATGAAGCTGATTAAT TCTCCTCTGAAGAAATTGATAAAAACCGGCGAGGAGCTTGAGGAGGAGCTGCCCGAGAAGGAGGAGTTGGACTGGTGGTCAAAATATTATGCTTCAGTGGACGAGCTGGAGAGACAG GCTGCTGAGAAACAGGAGATGGAGGAACAAACAGATGCAG ATGGAGCGGATCTGACCATGGCAAACAtcgaagaggaagaggaggaagctgtGGTGATTGAGATTGAACCTCCCAAACGCAAAGCGATCGCCACACTGAAG ctgtaTGGAGGTGATCTGGAGTCAGAGTTCAGTCAGTTCCAGGACTGGCTGCAGATCTTCCCGCTGTATAAAGGCAAAGCGAGCGTTGAAGATGAggctgaggatgaagaggagcgGGTGATGGGAAAATACAAG GGCTCCTTCTTGGTTTATCCGATTGATTTAGAAGACAGAGACAACACCAAGTGTCAGATCACAGATGGAATCCCCACAAATTCCGCCATCAAAGTCTTAGTCCGAGTCTACATTGTCAAG GCCACCAATCTGGCTCCCACAGACCCGAATGGAAAAGCTGACCCGTACCTGGTGCTTCGAGTTGGACAGCAGAGTCTCAACTCCAAAGATCGATACATTCCCAAACAGCTAAACCCTACATTCGGAGA GGTGTTTGAACTCACCGTATCTTTCCCACTGGAGACAGAGCTGGCTATCATGGTGATGGACCACGACCTTGTGGGCTCTGATGACGCCATTGGCGAGACACGGGTCGACCTGGAGAACCGGTTCTACAGCCGACACAGAGCCCGCTGTGGGCTGGCTCTTTACTATGACAC ggatGGCTACAATATTTGGCATGATGCAAAGAAGCCGTCAGCCATCTTGGGTGAGCTCTGCAGGGAGAACGGCATCCCGTCTCCGGAGTACAGAACATCTGAAGTCAAGGTCCTCAACAAGATCTTCAAAATCCCACCAGATGCAGTACCTGAAG gtCTGCTAAAGAAGAACCAGCACTCTCCAGAGGAGcaggcagagatggaggagcaCGCAGCCCTGAGTGTGCTGCAGCGCTGGGGGGAGATGAGCGAGTTCCTCCCTGGTGCCCTCCGTCTGGTCCCAGAGCACGTGGAGGTGCGGTCCCTGATGAACCCGGACAAACCTGGACTCCCACAg GGTTACCTTCATATGTGGGTGGACATGTTTCCTACTGATGTCCCAGCCCCGCCCCCTGTAGACATCAAGCCCCGCCTACCAGAACA GTACGAGCTGCGTGTCATCATCTGGAACACGGACGATGTGTTTCTGGACGATGTCAACCCGTTCACTGGCGACCCGTCATCCGACATCTACGTTAAAGG ATGGATAAAGGGAATGgaaggagaaaaacaggaaactgacgTCCACTTCAACTCTCTGACCGGAGAAGGAAACTTCAACTGGAGATTTGTGTTCCGCTTCGACTATCTTCCAACTGAG AAAGAGGTGGTTTATAAGAAGAAGGAGTCCTTCTTCTCTCTGGAGGAGTCAGAGTTTCGACAGCCGGCCGTTCTGACGCTGCAGGTGTGGGACTATGATCGCATCGCAGCCAACGACTTCCTGG GCTCCATAGAGCTTCGTCTCGGCGACATGGTGCGAGCAGCGAAGTCGTCCAGTCTGTGCTCGATCGACATGGCGAAGGATCGGGCCAGCCCCCGATTCTCCATCTTCCGTGCAAAGAAGATGAAGGGCTGGTGGCCACTGACCCGCCTGAAGACGGCCGAGGACtttgagagggaggagaaggagaaggaggaggcaaagaagaagggaaagaagaagaagaagagcaaggACAAGAGGAAAAATTTGAAAAAGGAGCATCTCCAGTACACCGACAGCAGCGGCAACACCTTCCTGCTTATG GGGAAGGTGGAGGCCGAGCTTCAGCTGGTGACATTGGAGCAGGCGGAAGCCAACCCTGTGGGGCGGGCCCGCAAAGAACCGGAGCCTCTGGACAAACCAAA TCGTCCAACCACCAGCTTCAACTGGTTCGTCAATCCGATGAAgaccttcatcttcctcatctggAAAAGGTTCAAGAAGTTCATCATCACTCTGATCATCCTCGCCATCCTCACGCTCTTCCTCGGCCTCATCGTCTACACGCTGCCACAGCAAATCTCCGCACTCATCATCAACGGATGA